A portion of the Calothrix sp. 336/3 genome contains these proteins:
- a CDS encoding helix-turn-helix domain-containing protein, producing the protein MPYTIPNINCVGCDNCRPQCPVGAIKIENDEYWIDPCLCNNCEGYYPEPQCVVACPDKSPIPWQAKKGRCKVESREITSPDLFANNKSNPFASAIAIWEACNVLAQRSSLPWELDADGNLCYRRQVNQGKGAIAFHLKKNLSSNEYISDISGISALDIRAACIHLIFAAHATALDIPWEQEFTIDERQIEKYLGLDRRKDLSKTTKLTLIKNLVQQVCSLVTTIEWAQQGRVKGFTIDKSHLWQLTSMQHHFQEDDLGCKYLVGLTFKIKAGAWAEYFLNRAACKERTAFYQYGSLPKTLLTTVMSIWQQHEGTARLMLWLLFKTKMGREQRITVPTLMRVAYGETKIAVAFRQREERKRLLRTFEHDLQILHEHGMKPTFDPVTYPITIQPLWAKSIDIPEDPDEALEFWTNDGSSAARLTDVAPRGKWNLLMNARILSFEIPPDWEQQTLEGEKKQRTSKNRRKTRTTSDLIGEQIIRARKNLNLSQRELAKLAGKSQSWIRDIEKGRLRVKLEDQVVLRRVLGIA; encoded by the coding sequence ATGCCTTATACAATTCCTAACATTAATTGCGTTGGATGTGACAACTGTCGTCCCCAATGTCCAGTGGGTGCTATCAAAATTGAAAATGATGAATACTGGATTGACCCTTGTTTATGTAACAATTGTGAGGGCTATTATCCCGAACCACAATGTGTTGTCGCTTGTCCAGACAAATCTCCCATACCCTGGCAAGCTAAAAAAGGTAGATGTAAAGTTGAAAGTAGGGAAATTACTAGCCCAGATTTGTTTGCCAATAATAAGAGTAATCCCTTTGCATCCGCGATCGCCATTTGGGAAGCTTGTAATGTATTGGCACAACGTAGCTCCCTACCCTGGGAACTAGATGCAGATGGCAACCTCTGTTACCGACGACAGGTAAATCAAGGAAAGGGGGCGATCGCCTTCCACTTGAAAAAAAACTTAAGTAGTAATGAATACATCAGTGATATTAGTGGGATTTCTGCCCTAGATATTCGCGCAGCTTGCATACATTTAATTTTTGCAGCCCATGCAACTGCCCTAGATATACCCTGGGAACAGGAATTTACCATCGATGAACGTCAAATCGAAAAGTATCTCGGTTTAGACAGACGCAAAGACTTAAGTAAAACCACCAAACTCACCCTGATTAAAAATCTAGTGCAGCAAGTCTGTTCCCTAGTCACCACTATAGAATGGGCACAACAGGGTAGAGTCAAAGGTTTTACCATCGATAAAAGTCATCTCTGGCAACTCACATCCATGCAGCATCATTTCCAGGAAGATGATTTAGGATGCAAGTATCTAGTGGGCTTAACCTTTAAAATCAAAGCAGGAGCTTGGGCAGAATATTTCCTGAATAGAGCTGCGTGTAAAGAACGTACAGCATTTTATCAATACGGTAGTTTGCCCAAAACTTTACTCACCACTGTTATGAGTATATGGCAGCAACACGAAGGTACAGCCCGACTGATGCTGTGGCTACTCTTTAAAACTAAGATGGGAAGGGAGCAACGTATCACCGTACCCACCCTGATGCGAGTTGCCTATGGAGAAACTAAAATTGCCGTTGCTTTTCGTCAAAGGGAAGAACGTAAGCGCTTGTTGCGAACCTTTGAGCATGATTTACAAATTCTCCACGAACATGGGATGAAACCTACTTTCGATCCCGTCACCTATCCCATCACCATTCAACCCCTATGGGCAAAATCCATTGATATTCCTGAAGATCCAGACGAAGCGTTGGAATTTTGGACAAACGACGGAAGTTCAGCTGCAAGACTCACAGACGTTGCACCCCGTGGTAAGTGGAATTTGTTAATGAATGCACGCATTTTATCCTTTGAAATCCCCCCAGATTGGGAACAGCAAACCTTAGAAGGGGAGAAAAAACAACGCACATCCAAAAATCGCCGCAAAACCCGCACCACCAGTGACTTAATCGGAGAGCAAATTATCCGTGCAAGGAAAAATCTCAACCTGTCACAAAGAGAGTTAGCGAAGTTAGCAGGTAAAAGTCAAAGCTGGATTCGAGATATTGAAAAGGGTAGATTGAGGGTGAAATTGGAAGACCAAGTAGTTTTACGGAGGGTATTAGGTATTGCTTGA
- a CDS encoding DUF4089 domain-containing protein, which yields MEKQTGDIGKYVEQMALLMDLNLPEEYQESVITNFRRIQEFAEMVNEFQLTEEVEPVNIFEP from the coding sequence ATGGAAAAGCAGACTGGGGATATTGGGAAGTATGTGGAGCAGATGGCTTTATTAATGGATTTAAATTTACCAGAGGAGTATCAAGAGAGTGTAATCACAAATTTCCGCAGAATTCAGGAGTTTGCAGAGATGGTAAACGAGTTTCAGCTTACAGAAGAGGTAGAACCTGTCAATATCTTTGAGCCATAA
- a CDS encoding KGK domain-containing protein produces MNLKLIPLDCDDVILFANDAYKVSRLKEIIERQIRGKLQRRMYESSSLEPGASMLEFLSQISLGKQVINLMEVQHHYMIHCQILKVGSQGWERGKLRIEVCTSPINSHLNQIYLEFAPEEIVEYDPLLEEICKIIQSEK; encoded by the coding sequence ATGAATCTCAAATTGATACCTTTAGACTGTGATGATGTGATACTTTTTGCCAATGATGCTTATAAAGTTAGTCGTTTAAAAGAAATTATTGAAAGACAAATTCGAGGAAAATTACAACGACGGATGTATGAATCAAGCTCCCTAGAACCGGGTGCATCCATGTTAGAGTTTTTAAGTCAGATTTCCTTGGGTAAACAGGTAATTAACTTGATGGAAGTGCAACATCATTATATGATTCATTGTCAAATCCTAAAAGTTGGTAGTCAAGGATGGGAACGGGGAAAATTGAGAATTGAAGTTTGTACATCACCGATTAATTCTCACTTAAATCAAATTTATTTGGAATTTGCACCAGAAGAAATAGTAGAATATGACCCATTACTAGAGGAAATCTGTAAAATTATTCAATCAGAAAAGTAA
- a CDS encoding thioredoxin-like domain-containing protein, with the protein MSPRIRAPEFPEKAAWLNTNQPLFLKELRGSIVLLDFWTYCCINCLHILPDLKYLEHKYQDSLTVIGVHSGKFDHEKEVENIRQAILRYDIEHPVIVDSGFHVWQNYVVRAYPTMVVIDPQGYIVTSVSGEGHREFLSTTISHLIQEYQDIAVSQEIKHTPPALSRTLPLSRRGLGKNDKQTINFQILENSLEKQNQPLITPLVFPGKVLATDIGLFISDTGHHRLVWVDFNGDIIQVIGSGKAGLVDGNFQSAEFSAPQGVVLDRENHILYVADTGNHAIRRIDLQQQSIETIAGNGNQNRHIFPHGGVAQMMELNSPWDLVKSGDRLYIAMAGSHQIWVLDLLQNTIQTYAGSGAEGCFDGEQYIAAFAQPSGITSNGEELLIADSESSSIRGVNLTTNNVRTICGSGDLYSFGDRDSNGENVRLQHCLGVEFANNSLWIADTYNHKIKIVNLLTGDCQTILGSGIAGLQDGDGIQSQFAEPSGISFENNYLYVADTNNHVIRRVEITSLTVTTMEFPRLCSPNFCLPQL; encoded by the coding sequence ATGTCTCCTCGAATCCGCGCACCGGAATTTCCTGAAAAAGCTGCTTGGTTAAATACAAATCAGCCTCTATTTCTCAAAGAATTACGAGGTAGTATAGTTCTGCTTGATTTTTGGACATACTGTTGTATCAACTGTCTACATATTCTCCCTGATTTAAAATATTTAGAACATAAATATCAAGATAGTCTGACGGTTATCGGTGTTCACAGTGGAAAGTTTGATCATGAGAAGGAAGTAGAAAATATTCGTCAGGCAATATTACGCTATGACATTGAACACCCTGTGATTGTAGATAGTGGTTTCCATGTTTGGCAGAATTATGTAGTACGTGCCTATCCCACAATGGTAGTTATAGATCCCCAAGGATATATCGTTACTTCTGTTTCTGGGGAGGGACATCGGGAGTTTTTATCTACAACAATTTCTCACCTAATTCAAGAATATCAAGATATCGCGGTTTCCCAGGAAATAAAGCACACCCCACCCGCGCTGTCGCGCACCCTCCCCTTGTCAAGGAGAGGATTAGGGAAAAACGATAAGCAAACAATAAATTTTCAAATTTTAGAAAATAGTCTAGAAAAACAAAATCAACCATTAATTACACCCCTGGTATTTCCGGGGAAAGTGTTGGCGACGGATATTGGTTTATTCATCTCAGATACAGGACATCATCGCCTAGTCTGGGTTGATTTTAATGGGGATATTATACAGGTTATTGGTAGTGGTAAAGCTGGATTAGTTGATGGTAATTTTCAGTCGGCGGAATTTTCTGCACCTCAGGGAGTAGTTTTAGATCGGGAAAATCACATACTTTATGTTGCAGATACAGGGAATCATGCGATTCGACGTATCGATTTACAGCAGCAAAGCATAGAAACGATTGCGGGAAATGGTAATCAAAATCGCCATATATTTCCCCATGGAGGTGTTGCTCAGATGATGGAATTAAATTCTCCTTGGGATTTGGTGAAAAGTGGCGATCGCCTCTATATTGCTATGGCAGGTTCTCACCAAATATGGGTATTAGATTTACTGCAAAATACCATCCAAACCTATGCTGGTAGCGGTGCAGAAGGTTGTTTTGATGGAGAGCAATACATAGCAGCATTTGCCCAACCTAGCGGTATTACTAGCAATGGTGAGGAATTATTGATTGCAGATAGTGAAAGTAGTAGTATTCGTGGGGTAAATTTAACTACAAATAATGTCAGAACTATTTGCGGAAGTGGGGATTTATATAGTTTTGGAGACAGAGATAGCAATGGAGAAAATGTTCGCTTACAACATTGTTTAGGTGTGGAATTTGCGAACAATTCTCTGTGGATAGCTGATACTTATAATCATAAAATTAAAATAGTCAATTTGCTTACAGGTGATTGTCAAACTATTTTAGGCTCTGGGATTGCTGGTTTACAGGATGGAGATGGGATACAGAGTCAATTTGCAGAACCTTCTGGAATCAGTTTTGAGAATAATTATTTATATGTTGCAGACACGAATAATCATGTGATTCGTCGTGTAGAAATTACATCACTCACAGTTACGACTATGGAATTTCCCAGATTATGTAGCCCAAATTTTTGTTTACCTCAATTATGA
- a CDS encoding SUMF1/EgtB/PvdO family nonheme iron enzyme: MGKNWAIAIGINNYDNLQPLKYAQRDAEVMATWFREEARFDQVFLFTENSPPIPANPPIPTQPTAARFRRFLNAQFEKPLLNPEDNLWFFFAGHGKRYNDQDYLMFPDSDPTDSTTAISVDFITQRLRRCGADNVVLLLDACRDEGSRGGLGIGEEKHQGVITFYSCNANQQSWEIDELQHGAFTYSLLEGLRLQGEGNCATVERLARHLYQRVPQINNYYRKQVQNPYFQADPPYKMYFILLRQAANFRDAQLLIDAAQEAELEGNLLLAENLWKRLWGLPGIDDRAFEAIKRIAQKQSSTNPTSPTPNPAGTTGQRSVSSTQQQEAERRKQQEAERKRQQQELAAQRQREQEAQKQREREETEARKQQQQAERERQQELDRRRKQQEAETRRQQREQQWQNLQQFLINRRQFLKWAGLGSGGLVTVIASQLLQGSPDNSSVDTSSPDSNSLNNSPPEISVMTPKIISPNKNAPKILKLPVWTVQFETVTVNSRGEKVKGEQKEVKFVKEDLGNNISLDMVYIPAGNFMMGSKPPEGDNSERPQQKVNVPAFCMGKYPVTQAQWRTVAALTQINRKLEPEPSEFKGDDLPVENVSWYDAVEFCARLSKETGNEYRLPSEAEWEYACRARTTTPFHFGETITSKLANYDASNTFAEEAKGEYRKKTTPVGKFPANAFGLYDMHGNVWEWCLDDWHDNYEGVPKNGSPWFDDKNNNLSQKYGSAVLRGGSWYVIPRDCRSAYRDNYPARDSIPFNFGFRVVCGVGRSLL; the protein is encoded by the coding sequence ATGGGGAAAAATTGGGCGATCGCGATCGGCATAAACAACTACGATAATTTACAGCCCCTCAAGTATGCTCAACGGGATGCTGAGGTGATGGCTACGTGGTTTCGGGAAGAAGCTAGATTTGATCAAGTATTTCTGTTTACCGAAAATTCTCCCCCCATTCCTGCAAATCCACCCATACCCACCCAACCAACTGCGGCACGATTTCGGCGATTTTTGAACGCTCAGTTTGAAAAACCCTTATTGAATCCAGAAGATAATCTCTGGTTTTTCTTTGCGGGACACGGGAAGCGCTACAATGACCAAGATTATTTGATGTTTCCCGATAGTGACCCTACGGATAGTACCACGGCGATTTCTGTAGATTTTATTACCCAGCGCTTGCGACGTTGTGGTGCGGATAATGTGGTGTTACTGCTCGATGCTTGTCGGGATGAAGGGAGTCGAGGAGGTTTGGGAATTGGGGAGGAGAAACATCAAGGGGTAATTACCTTTTATTCCTGTAATGCCAATCAGCAATCCTGGGAAATTGATGAGTTACAGCATGGTGCGTTTACCTATAGCTTGTTGGAGGGATTGCGGTTACAGGGTGAGGGTAATTGTGCCACAGTTGAGCGGTTAGCGCGGCATTTATATCAAAGAGTTCCCCAAATAAATAACTATTACAGAAAGCAAGTACAAAATCCCTACTTTCAGGCTGACCCACCTTATAAAATGTATTTTATTTTGTTAAGGCAAGCTGCTAACTTTCGTGATGCTCAACTTTTAATTGATGCAGCTCAGGAAGCAGAATTAGAAGGGAATTTATTATTAGCAGAAAATTTGTGGAAGCGACTTTGGGGATTACCTGGTATTGATGACCGTGCATTTGAAGCCATCAAAAGGATTGCTCAAAAACAATCATCCACAAATCCAACTTCCCCCACTCCAAATCCAGCAGGAACGACAGGTCAAAGGTCAGTGTCTTCTACACAACAGCAAGAAGCGGAAAGACGCAAGCAACAGGAAGCAGAGAGAAAAAGACAACAACAAGAATTAGCAGCACAACGACAACGAGAACAGGAAGCACAGAAGCAAAGAGAAAGAGAAGAAACAGAAGCCAGAAAACAGCAGCAGCAAGCAGAAAGAGAACGTCAACAGGAGCTTGATAGACGCAGAAAACAACAAGAAGCGGAAACGAGAAGACAGCAACGAGAGCAACAATGGCAAAATCTCCAGCAATTTCTAATTAACCGCAGACAGTTCTTAAAATGGGCTGGTTTGGGTAGTGGAGGTTTGGTGACTGTGATTGCTAGTCAGCTTTTGCAAGGTTCTCCAGATAATAGTTCTGTAGATACTAGTTCTCCAGATAGCAATTCTCTAAATAATAGTCCTCCAGAGATATCTGTTATGACTCCCAAAATTATATCTCCGAACAAGAATGCACCAAAGATATTGAAATTACCCGTATGGACTGTTCAATTTGAAACAGTGACGGTGAATAGTAGAGGGGAAAAAGTAAAAGGCGAGCAAAAAGAAGTAAAGTTTGTCAAAGAAGACTTGGGAAATAATATCAGTTTGGATATGGTTTATATCCCTGCTGGTAATTTCATGATGGGTTCAAAACCACCAGAAGGAGATAACTCAGAACGTCCTCAACAAAAAGTCAATGTTCCCGCTTTCTGTATGGGTAAATACCCAGTAACCCAAGCGCAATGGAGAACTGTCGCAGCGTTAACTCAAATTAACCGCAAACTCGAACCAGAACCATCCGAATTCAAAGGTGATGATTTACCTGTAGAAAACGTATCTTGGTACGATGCGGTGGAATTTTGTGCCAGATTATCAAAGGAAACAGGTAATGAATATCGTCTCCCCAGCGAAGCAGAATGGGAATATGCTTGTCGTGCTAGAACCACCACACCCTTCCACTTTGGCGAAACCATTACCAGCAAGTTAGCCAATTACGATGCTAGTAATACCTTTGCTGAGGAAGCCAAAGGAGAATACCGCAAAAAAACTACCCCTGTGGGAAAATTTCCAGCCAATGCTTTTGGTTTATACGATATGCATGGCAATGTTTGGGAATGGTGTCTTGATGATTGGCACGATAATTATGAGGGAGTGCCAAAAAATGGCAGTCCTTGGTTTGATGATAAGAATAATAACCTTTCTCAAAAATATGGTTCTGCGGTGCTGCGTGGTGGTTCCTGGTACGTCATTCCTAGAGACTGCCGCTCTGCGTACCGTGACAACTACCCTGCGCGCGACAGTATCCCCTTCAATTTTGGTTTTCGTGTTGTTTGTGGGGTCGGGAGGTCTCTTCTGTAG
- a CDS encoding BamA/TamA family outer membrane protein has product MRASSATILTLTSLTVGNLTQQAIAAPNSPNSDTSAVSEDVVVPVKDDTPREVEFAVSPETIPEQQFSRNSPSVKTPTPQKAVENPAPVKTPTPQKAVVILETPSTVSPTPSFSPPPLDNNLVVTATEVKILGATEELQEVIRSVIKTQVGGETSQNQLQKDMAAILDTGLFATANLKTNATREGLEVVYQVEPVIVRSLQLSGAKALTQEIALQSFQPLLSQPISPGSLKQAVAKINKWYSNNGYKLGRVLSIKPSKDGMLTVNVAEGVVGDIKFRFLGEDNEAVDSQGKPVKGRTKPDFLYQQIKFLPGQVYQEKLVREDVQQLYQTGLFETIQVAFEGDANKTDVIYLLKETSARSLNFGGNYNRDQGILGTFSYRDRNFGGINDTFSVDVQAGRQDLGFDVKYSSPYRPSEPNRIGYSINAFRQRGLSDTLDDLILLPNGDKIREGKIGASLNLQRPIDGWDANLGFNYTRTSIRDRAGEINSVDARGNSLTLSGTGIDDLATVSLSATKDHRDNPLNPTQGYFLSLSTEQSIPLGQGNISMNRIKANYSEFRPVKLFESAQPQVFAFNLQAGTVLGDLPPYDAFNLGGSNSVRGYDAGRVGSGRTYVLASAEYRFPVWQALGGIVFADFASDLGSGDTVLGNPAGMRNKPGTGFGYGAGIRFDSPLGLIRADYGISDQGESRFHFGIGQRF; this is encoded by the coding sequence ATGCGAGCTTCTTCAGCAACTATTTTGACACTCACCTCCTTAACAGTAGGAAACCTGACTCAGCAAGCAATTGCCGCACCTAATTCCCCTAACTCTGATACATCTGCGGTGTCTGAGGATGTAGTTGTACCAGTTAAGGATGATACCCCTAGGGAGGTGGAATTTGCTGTCTCTCCAGAAACTATTCCTGAGCAACAATTTTCTCGTAATTCTCCCTCTGTTAAAACTCCTACTCCCCAAAAAGCTGTTGAGAATCCTGCACCAGTTAAAACTCCCACACCTCAGAAAGCTGTAGTGATTCTGGAAACTCCCTCTACTGTTTCCCCTACTCCTTCCTTCTCCCCCCCACCCTTAGATAACAACTTAGTAGTAACTGCTACCGAGGTAAAAATTCTTGGTGCAACCGAGGAGTTACAGGAAGTTATTCGCAGTGTGATCAAAACCCAAGTCGGAGGAGAGACGAGTCAAAATCAATTACAAAAAGATATGGCAGCAATTTTAGATACTGGTTTGTTTGCAACTGCCAATCTCAAAACCAATGCTACCAGGGAAGGATTAGAGGTGGTGTATCAAGTAGAACCTGTGATTGTGCGATCGCTGCAACTTTCTGGAGCCAAAGCTTTAACCCAGGAAATTGCCCTCCAATCCTTCCAACCCTTACTAAGTCAACCTATCAGCCCCGGTAGCTTAAAGCAAGCAGTCGCAAAAATCAATAAATGGTACAGCAATAACGGATATAAGCTTGGTCGCGTGTTATCAATTAAACCCAGCAAAGACGGTATGCTGACGGTGAATGTTGCTGAGGGTGTGGTAGGTGATATCAAGTTTCGCTTCCTAGGAGAGGATAACGAAGCGGTGGATAGTCAGGGTAAACCTGTGAAGGGAAGGACAAAACCAGATTTTCTGTATCAACAAATCAAGTTTCTACCAGGGCAAGTATATCAGGAAAAGTTAGTGCGGGAAGATGTGCAACAGCTCTATCAAACGGGTTTATTTGAGACAATTCAAGTAGCTTTTGAGGGTGATGCCAATAAAACCGATGTTATCTATCTATTAAAAGAGACTAGTGCCCGTTCTCTAAACTTTGGCGGTAATTACAATCGTGATCAGGGGATTTTGGGAACCTTTAGTTACCGCGATCGCAACTTTGGTGGTATAAATGATACTTTCTCTGTGGATGTGCAAGCAGGTAGACAGGATTTGGGTTTTGATGTCAAATATAGTAGTCCCTACCGCCCCAGCGAGCCTAACCGTATTGGTTATAGTATCAATGCTTTTCGGCAGAGGGGATTATCTGATACCTTGGACGATTTGATTCTCCTGCCCAACGGCGATAAAATCCGGGAGGGGAAAATTGGTGCTAGTTTGAATTTACAACGACCGATTGATGGTTGGGATGCCAATTTAGGATTTAATTATACCCGTACTTCTATCCGCGATCGCGCTGGGGAAATTAACTCTGTAGATGCTCGTGGCAACTCCCTGACTCTCAGTGGTACAGGTATCGATGATTTGGCAACTGTCTCCCTTAGCGCCACAAAAGACCATCGAGACAACCCCCTCAATCCCACCCAAGGTTATTTTCTCAGTCTTAGTACGGAACAATCAATCCCCCTCGGTCAAGGAAATATTTCCATGAACCGTATCAAAGCAAATTACAGTGAATTCCGTCCCGTCAAGCTCTTTGAATCTGCTCAACCCCAAGTATTTGCCTTCAATCTGCAAGCAGGAACCGTTCTCGGTGACTTACCCCCCTACGATGCATTCAACCTCGGTGGTTCTAACTCTGTACGGGGATACGATGCAGGGAGAGTTGGTAGCGGTCGTACCTATGTACTAGCCTCCGCCGAATACCGTTTTCCTGTTTGGCAAGCATTAGGTGGTATAGTTTTCGCCGATTTTGCCTCAGATTTAGGCTCCGGGGACACTGTACTCGGTAATCCTGCGGGAATGCGTAATAAACCAGGGACGGGTTTTGGTTACGGGGCAGGTATCCGTTTTGACTCACCCCTCGGCTTAATTCGTGCCGACTACGGTATCAGCGATCAGGGTGAAAGTCGTTTCCATTTTGGTATTGGGCAAAGGTTTTAG
- the rpiA gene encoding ribose-5-phosphate isomerase RpiA, which yields MTDPVTLMKQEVGKAAAALVESGMIVGLGTGSTTAYAIQYIGDRLNSGDLKNIVGVPTSFGAEVLAKQYGIPLTTLDAIDHIDIAIDGADEVDPRKNLIKGGGAAHTREKVVDYLANRFVVVVDAGKLVDHLGSVFPVPVEVIPMAITPVMNVIRELGGEPQLRMGVRKAGPVITDQGNMVVDVKFNSIPDPVELEKTLNNLPGVLENGIFVNCADIVLIGEVVDGQPVVRKM from the coding sequence ATGACCGACCCTGTAACGTTAATGAAGCAAGAAGTTGGTAAAGCTGCCGCAGCTTTGGTAGAGTCCGGGATGATTGTGGGACTAGGTACTGGTTCTACCACTGCTTACGCTATCCAATATATTGGCGATCGCCTGAATTCTGGTGATTTAAAGAACATCGTTGGTGTTCCGACTTCCTTCGGTGCGGAAGTTCTCGCCAAACAATACGGTATTCCCCTGACAACCCTGGATGCTATTGATCACATTGATATTGCCATTGATGGCGCTGATGAGGTAGACCCCCGCAAGAACCTAATTAAAGGTGGTGGTGCTGCCCACACCCGTGAAAAGGTAGTAGATTACTTGGCTAATCGCTTCGTGGTTGTAGTTGATGCGGGTAAATTAGTTGACCATCTTGGCTCTGTATTTCCCGTTCCTGTGGAAGTTATTCCCATGGCAATTACTCCCGTAATGAACGTGATTCGAGAGCTAGGTGGCGAACCACAGCTACGTATGGGTGTGAGGAAGGCTGGTCCTGTGATTACTGACCAGGGTAATATGGTTGTAGATGTGAAATTTAATAGTATTCCTGACCCTGTGGAGCTAGAAAAAACCCTGAATAATCTTCCTGGTGTCTTGGAAAATGGGATTTTTGTCAACTGTGCTGATATTGTGCTAATTGGTGAAGTGGTAGATGGTCAGCCAGTTGTACGGAAAATGTAA
- a CDS encoding glucokinase — translation MTLLLAGDIGGTKTILRLVEASETSLLRAVYEERYRSADFTDLVPMVRQFLANAKTPIPEKACFAIAGPVVNNTAKLTNLVWFLEKERLEQELGIGCVSLINDFAAVGYGILGLDKQDLQTLQVGKPKPEAPIAIIGAGTGLGQGFLMKQGNHYHVFPSEGGHADFAPRTELEFQLLKYLLDKHDIQRVSVERVVSGLGIVSIYQFLRDRHVRSESPEIAQIVRTWEGEAGQEKSVDPGAAIGAAALNGSDRLCEQTMELFVDAYGAEAGNLALKLLPYGGLFIAGGIAPKILPLLTQGNFMLNFTQKGRMRAILTEIPVHIILNPQVGLIGAAICAARL, via the coding sequence ATGACTTTACTATTAGCAGGAGATATTGGCGGCACAAAAACGATTTTGCGATTAGTAGAAGCATCGGAGACTTCTCTACTACGTGCTGTGTATGAAGAGCGTTATCGCAGTGCAGATTTCACCGATTTAGTGCCAATGGTACGGCAGTTTTTAGCTAATGCCAAGACACCAATACCAGAGAAAGCTTGCTTTGCGATCGCGGGTCCTGTGGTGAATAACACTGCCAAATTGACGAATTTGGTCTGGTTTCTGGAAAAGGAGCGTTTAGAGCAAGAATTAGGGATTGGTTGTGTTTCCCTAATTAATGATTTTGCGGCGGTGGGCTATGGCATTCTGGGCTTAGATAAGCAAGATTTGCAGACATTGCAAGTTGGTAAACCCAAACCAGAAGCACCGATCGCCATTATTGGAGCAGGTACCGGTTTAGGGCAAGGTTTTTTGATGAAACAGGGGAATCACTATCATGTTTTCCCTTCTGAGGGGGGACACGCAGATTTTGCCCCGCGTACAGAATTAGAATTTCAGTTATTGAAATATCTCTTGGATAAGCATGATATTCAACGTGTTTCTGTGGAAAGGGTGGTTTCTGGTTTAGGAATCGTTTCGATTTACCAATTTTTGCGCGATCGCCACGTGAGAAGCGAATCTCCGGAAATTGCCCAAATTGTTCGCACCTGGGAAGGGGAAGCAGGGCAAGAGAAAAGTGTGGATCCAGGAGCTGCTATCGGTGCTGCGGCTTTAAATGGTAGCGATCGCCTCTGTGAGCAAACCATGGAATTATTTGTAGACGCATACGGTGCTGAAGCTGGCAATTTGGCGCTGAAACTTCTGCCCTACGGCGGTTTATTCATTGCTGGAGGAATTGCCCCCAAAATCCTCCCCCTGCTCACCCAGGGCAATTTTATGCTCAATTTCACCCAAAAAGGTAGGATGCGAGCCATCTTGACAGAAATTCCCGTACACATCATCCTCAATCCTCAGGTTGGGCTAATTGGTGCTGCCATTTGTGCTGCTAGGTTGTAG
- a CDS encoding histidine phosphatase family protein, protein MSQIIWIARHANRLDFVNPDWFLTAERRYDPPLSEDGFLQAEQLAKRLQTENIHHIFASPFLRTVQTANAVAEVLNLPIKLETGLSEWLNPEWMTEEPERLAIATLAEIFPRIDTSYTSRIAATYPESHQQVRSRAGQTARCLSTEFSPENILLVAHGASVKGAAIGLAGSTADSVEKVRLCSLYKVVRQHPEWLLELKGDTSHLTEVEEFVRLV, encoded by the coding sequence ATGAGTCAGATTATTTGGATTGCTCGACACGCTAACCGTCTTGACTTTGTTAACCCTGATTGGTTTCTGACTGCTGAGAGACGTTATGATCCACCTTTGTCTGAAGATGGATTTCTCCAAGCAGAGCAATTGGCAAAGCGCTTGCAAACAGAAAATATTCATCATATTTTTGCTTCTCCTTTTCTACGCACTGTGCAAACTGCCAATGCTGTTGCCGAAGTATTAAATTTGCCAATTAAGCTAGAAACTGGTTTAAGTGAGTGGTTAAATCCAGAATGGATGACTGAAGAACCAGAACGTTTGGCGATCGCCACCCTCGCAGAAATTTTTCCCCGCATTGATACTAGTTATACATCTCGTATTGCTGCCACTTATCCGGAATCCCATCAACAGGTGAGATCTCGTGCAGGGCAAACTGCTAGATGCCTTTCGACAGAGTTTTCCCCAGAAAATATTCTCCTTGTAGCCCATGGTGCATCTGTCAAGGGAGCAGCGATTGGGTTAGCGGGTAGCACTGCTGACTCAGTAGAGAAAGTCCGCCTGTGCAGCTTGTACAAGGTAGTGCGTCAACACCCCGAATGGCTGCTAGAACTAAAGGGAGACACCTCCCATTTAACAGAGGTAGAAGAGTTTGTACGATTAGTGTAG